A region from the Variovorax sp. V93 genome encodes:
- the mltG gene encoding endolytic transglycosylase MltG — protein MRRFFLTLFLLAALAALGLGAAGLWWVHQPLKLPAPSVDLSVEPGTTPRGVAQAVADTGTEVQPQLLYLWFRISGQDRQIRAGSYELERGITPKMLLNVLVRGEEATRSIVLVEGWNIRQVRAALAKAEQLKPETVGLPDDALMAKLGRPGVHPEGRFFPDTYTYSKGSTDIALLQRAMRAMDKKLEAAWAARAADLPLQSADQALILASIVEKETGKAKDRSEIAAVFVNRLRAGMPLQTDPTVIYGLGTAFDGNLRKKDLLADTPWNTYTRGGLPPTPIAMPGKAALLAAVQPAQSKSLYFVSRGDGTSQFSSSLDDHNRAVNRYQRGGAEPKPKVAQ, from the coding sequence GTGCGCCGCTTCTTCCTCACGCTTTTCCTGCTCGCCGCCCTGGCTGCGCTCGGCCTCGGCGCCGCCGGCCTCTGGTGGGTGCACCAGCCGCTCAAGCTGCCCGCGCCCAGCGTCGATCTTTCCGTGGAGCCCGGCACCACGCCGCGCGGCGTTGCGCAGGCGGTGGCCGATACCGGCACCGAGGTGCAGCCGCAGCTGCTCTATCTCTGGTTCCGCATTTCGGGGCAGGACCGCCAGATCCGCGCCGGCAGCTACGAGCTGGAGCGCGGCATCACGCCCAAGATGCTGCTCAACGTGCTGGTGCGCGGCGAGGAGGCCACCCGCAGCATCGTGCTGGTCGAAGGCTGGAACATCCGGCAGGTGCGCGCCGCGCTCGCCAAGGCCGAACAGCTCAAGCCCGAAACCGTCGGCCTGCCCGACGACGCCCTGATGGCCAAACTCGGCCGGCCCGGCGTGCATCCCGAAGGCCGCTTCTTCCCCGACACCTACACCTACTCGAAGGGCTCGACCGACATCGCGCTGCTGCAGCGCGCCATGCGGGCCATGGACAAGAAGCTGGAAGCGGCATGGGCCGCCCGGGCGGCCGATTTGCCGCTTCAATCGGCGGATCAGGCGCTGATCCTGGCCAGCATTGTCGAAAAGGAGACAGGAAAGGCCAAGGACCGCTCCGAGATCGCCGCCGTCTTCGTCAACCGGCTGCGTGCCGGCATGCCGCTGCAGACCGACCCGACCGTGATCTACGGCCTGGGCACAGCGTTCGACGGCAACCTGCGCAAGAAGGACCTGCTGGCCGACACCCCCTGGAACACCTACACCCGCGGCGGCCTGCCGCCCACGCCCATCGCCATGCCGGGCAAGGCGGCGCTGCTGGCGGCAGTGCAGCCGGCGCAGAGCAAGTCGCTGTACTTCGTGTCGCGCGGTGACGGCACCAGCCAGTTCAGCAGTTCGCTCGACGACCACAACCGCGCGGTCAACCGCTACCAGCGCGGCGGCGCCGAACCCAAACCGAAAGTTGCGCAATGA
- the tmk gene encoding dTMP kinase, whose protein sequence is MSDGLFLTLEGIDGAGKSSHLDAMEALFKARGRTVVRTREPGGTPLAETLRGLVLEQPMDPLTESLLVFAARRDHIVQVIEPALARGDVVLCDRFTDATFAYQGAGRDFDTQVLSTLEQWVQGGRGAAGLLQPHITLWFDLAPEIAARRLAGARLPDKFESQPVEFFRRVAAGYAARAAADAPRFVRIDASQTRDQVWQQVEAALVARGALAPAGGAPR, encoded by the coding sequence ATGAGTGACGGCCTGTTCCTGACGCTAGAGGGCATCGATGGCGCCGGCAAGTCGAGCCATCTCGACGCGATGGAGGCGCTCTTCAAGGCCCGCGGCCGCACGGTCGTGCGCACGCGCGAGCCCGGTGGCACGCCGCTCGCCGAAACCCTGCGCGGCCTGGTTCTCGAACAGCCGATGGACCCGCTGACCGAATCGCTGCTGGTGTTCGCGGCGCGGCGCGACCACATCGTGCAGGTCATCGAGCCGGCGCTGGCGCGCGGCGACGTGGTGCTGTGCGACCGCTTCACCGATGCCACCTTCGCCTATCAGGGCGCGGGCCGCGACTTCGATACGCAAGTGCTGTCGACGCTGGAGCAATGGGTGCAGGGGGGCAGGGGAGCGGCAGGGCTGCTGCAGCCCCACATCACGCTCTGGTTCGACCTGGCGCCCGAAATTGCTGCCCGGCGTCTGGCGGGCGCGCGCCTGCCCGACAAGTTCGAGTCCCAGCCGGTCGAATTCTTCCGGCGCGTCGCGGCGGGCTATGCGGCCCGTGCGGCAGCCGATGCGCCGCGATTCGTGCGCATCGACGCCAGCCAGACGCGCGACCAGGTCTGGCAGCAGGTCGAGGCGGCGCTCGTTGCGCGCGGCGCGCTGGCACCCGCAGGCGGAGCGCCGCGATGA
- a CDS encoding DNA polymerase: MSTPALSPWLHRPLAELLRQRGHAWLLQGPSGLGQYELALALAAAWLCEQPNKEEGGTACGHCPSCHAIEVRTHADLCVLMPEVAMQELGWPLDEKAQADIDDKKRKPSREIRVEAMRDAVGFAQRTSARGRGKAVLVYPAERMNTITANALLKTLEEPVGDVRFVLASEAAWQLLPTIRSRCLGFTLPWPETAEAEAWLAAQDVPAADAAALLRAAGGRPSDALRLARSGQSPRAWSLLPKAVSRGDVAALADQSPSQAIGSLQKLCHDLMAVGSGAAPRFFDAADLPPAVPSHLALARWSKSLANAARTAEHPFNAGLMLEALVSEARTTLNSAARRP; this comes from the coding sequence ATGAGCACGCCCGCGCTTTCGCCCTGGTTGCATCGGCCGCTCGCGGAACTGCTGCGCCAGCGCGGCCATGCGTGGCTGCTGCAGGGGCCGTCGGGACTCGGCCAATACGAACTCGCGCTCGCGCTTGCCGCGGCCTGGCTGTGCGAACAGCCCAACAAGGAGGAGGGCGGCACCGCCTGCGGCCATTGCCCGAGCTGCCACGCCATCGAGGTGCGCACCCACGCCGACCTTTGCGTGCTGATGCCCGAGGTCGCCATGCAGGAGCTTGGCTGGCCGCTCGACGAAAAGGCGCAGGCCGACATCGACGACAAGAAGCGCAAGCCCAGCCGCGAGATCCGCGTCGAGGCCATGCGCGATGCCGTCGGCTTTGCCCAGCGCACCAGCGCGCGCGGCCGCGGCAAGGCGGTGCTGGTGTATCCCGCCGAGCGCATGAACACCATCACCGCCAATGCGCTGCTCAAGACGCTCGAGGAGCCGGTCGGCGACGTGCGCTTCGTGCTGGCCAGCGAGGCGGCCTGGCAATTGCTGCCGACCATCCGCAGCCGCTGCCTGGGCTTCACGCTGCCCTGGCCCGAGACGGCCGAGGCCGAAGCCTGGCTGGCCGCGCAGGACGTGCCCGCCGCCGATGCCGCCGCATTGCTGCGCGCCGCCGGCGGGCGCCCCAGCGATGCCTTGCGGCTTGCGCGCTCCGGCCAGTCGCCCAGGGCCTGGTCGCTCTTGCCCAAGGCCGTTTCGCGCGGCGACGTGGCCGCGCTTGCGGACCAGTCGCCATCGCAGGCCATCGGCTCGCTGCAAAAGCTTTGCCACGACCTGATGGCCGTTGGCAGCGGCGCCGCGCCGCGCTTCTTCGATGCCGCCGACCTGCCGCCCGCGGTACCTTCGCACCTGGCGCTCGCGCGCTGGTCGAAGTCGCTCGCGAACGCCGCCAGGACCGCCGAACACCCCTTCAATGCGGGCCTGATGCTGGAAGCGCTTGTGAGCGAAGCGCGAACCACCCTAAACTCTGCTGCTCGCCGCCCATGA
- a CDS encoding PilZ domain-containing protein, which yields MNQPAAPAPAAPAPQRPSVIQLAIKEKGALYAAYIPLFAEGGIFIPTTREYRLGDDVYVLLTLPEDPQRYPVAGKVAWITPQRAAGNRAPGVGIRFPSDEKSRQLKARIEAALGGSMASDRPTQTI from the coding sequence ATGAACCAACCAGCCGCACCCGCACCCGCCGCCCCGGCGCCTCAACGGCCGAGCGTGATCCAGCTCGCCATCAAGGAAAAGGGCGCGCTCTATGCCGCCTACATTCCGCTCTTTGCCGAAGGCGGTATCTTCATTCCGACCACGCGCGAATACCGGCTGGGCGACGATGTCTACGTGCTGCTGACCCTCCCTGAAGACCCGCAGCGCTACCCGGTGGCCGGCAAGGTCGCATGGATCACGCCGCAGCGCGCCGCGGGCAACCGGGCACCGGGCGTGGGCATCCGTTTTCCGTCGGACGAGAAATCGCGCCAGCTCAAGGCCCGCATCGAAGCGGCGCTCGGCGGCTCGATGGCTTCCGACCGGCCGACACAAACCATTTAG
- a CDS encoding TatD family hydrolase, with product MFTDSHCHLTFPEFADQMPQIRAAMAEAQVDRALCICTKLEEFDDVQALAARYDNFWASVGVHPDNEDIAEPTVDDLVRRAALPRVVAIGETGLDYYQMEERKGGRSIADMEWQRDRFRVHIRAAQQTRMPLVIHTREASADTLAILKEEGEDGAGNAAGGVFHCFTETAEVARAALDLGFYISFSGILTFKKAQDLRDVAAFVPLDRMLIETDSPYLAPVPYRGKTNNPSYVPFVAKQIAELRKLPLEAVAEATSHNFEALFKGVKAI from the coding sequence ATGTTCACCGATTCCCACTGCCACCTCACTTTCCCTGAATTCGCGGACCAGATGCCGCAAATCCGCGCCGCCATGGCCGAGGCGCAGGTCGACCGGGCCCTGTGCATCTGCACCAAGCTCGAGGAGTTCGACGACGTGCAGGCGCTGGCTGCGCGCTACGACAACTTCTGGGCCAGTGTCGGCGTGCACCCCGACAACGAGGACATCGCCGAACCCACGGTGGACGACCTGGTGCGCCGCGCGGCCTTGCCGCGCGTGGTGGCCATCGGCGAAACCGGGCTCGACTACTACCAGATGGAAGAGCGAAAGGGCGGGCGCAGCATTGCCGACATGGAATGGCAGCGCGACCGCTTCCGCGTGCACATCCGCGCCGCGCAGCAGACCCGCATGCCGCTGGTCATCCACACGCGCGAAGCCTCGGCCGACACGCTGGCCATCCTCAAGGAGGAGGGCGAGGACGGCGCCGGCAACGCTGCGGGCGGCGTGTTCCATTGCTTCACCGAGACCGCCGAAGTGGCGCGCGCCGCGCTCGACCTGGGCTTTTATATTTCCTTTTCGGGCATCCTGACCTTCAAGAAGGCGCAGGACCTGCGCGACGTGGCGGCCTTCGTGCCGCTCGACCGGATGCTGATCGAAACCGACAGCCCGTACCTGGCGCCCGTGCCATACCGCGGCAAGACCAACAATCCATCCTACGTGCCCTTTGTGGCGAAGCAGATCGCCGAACTGCGCAAGCTGCCGCTCGAAGCCGTGGCCGAGGCCACGAGCCACAACTTCGAAGCGCTGTTCAAGGGAGTCAAAGCAATATGA
- a CDS encoding ankyrin repeat domain-containing protein, giving the protein MKKYIKKFLYLAVVTAIFSAHAGSFEDFFRAVRGDNASGVRTLLNRGFDPNTRDEHGQTGLIIALREPSPKVVQVLLESPQTDVDLANAKDETPLMLAAIKGQQDVVAQLLKRDAAVNKTGWTPLHYAASSGQLSIMKVLLDKFAFIDAQSPNGTTPLMMAAMYGSTEAVKLLLAEGADTAMKNQLGMTAVDFANKANRPEAAQLIAAAAGAKADPKAIPKDGKW; this is encoded by the coding sequence ATGAAGAAATACATCAAGAAGTTCTTGTATCTTGCTGTCGTAACAGCAATTTTTTCCGCCCATGCAGGCTCGTTCGAAGACTTCTTCCGGGCCGTGCGCGGCGACAACGCGAGCGGCGTGCGCACCCTGCTGAACCGCGGTTTCGACCCCAACACACGCGACGAGCACGGCCAGACCGGCCTGATCATTGCGCTGCGCGAACCGTCCCCCAAGGTGGTCCAGGTGCTGCTCGAATCGCCGCAGACCGACGTCGACCTGGCCAATGCCAAGGACGAAACCCCGCTGATGCTGGCCGCCATCAAAGGCCAGCAGGACGTGGTCGCGCAGCTGCTCAAGCGCGACGCCGCCGTCAACAAGACCGGCTGGACGCCGCTGCATTACGCCGCGAGCAGCGGCCAGCTGAGCATCATGAAGGTGCTGCTCGACAAGTTCGCCTTCATCGATGCGCAATCGCCCAACGGCACCACGCCGCTCATGATGGCCGCGATGTACGGCTCGACCGAGGCCGTGAAGCTCCTGCTGGCCGAAGGCGCGGACACCGCGATGAAGAACCAGCTCGGCATGACGGCCGTCGACTTCGCGAACAAGGCCAACCGTCCGGAAGCCGCGCAGCTGATCGCGGCTGCGGCTGGCGCCAAGGCCGATCCCAAGGCCATTCCGAAGGATGGCAAATGGTGA
- a CDS encoding DUF2726 domain-containing protein, whose product MNTFLFIIFLLSIGLLVLAAVAKKNSAQNSSGFVDKPKARPPLTAREQAMYNRLVQTLPDLVVLPQVSFGALLTARTRAARSSFSRKIADFVVCDRSFKVVAVVAFGGDKSSKGKSQRDLDREALLVEAGYRVLRYPRVPDVGRVEADFDPTLASVSPMGS is encoded by the coding sequence ATGAATACGTTCCTATTCATAATCTTTTTGCTGTCCATCGGACTGCTTGTGCTCGCAGCGGTCGCCAAGAAGAACTCGGCGCAAAACAGCAGCGGCTTCGTCGACAAGCCCAAGGCGCGCCCGCCGCTCACGGCACGCGAACAGGCCATGTACAACCGGCTGGTGCAGACGCTGCCGGACTTGGTGGTGCTGCCGCAGGTCAGCTTCGGAGCATTGCTCACGGCCCGCACGCGCGCGGCGCGAAGCTCGTTCAGCCGGAAGATCGCCGACTTCGTCGTGTGCGACCGTTCGTTCAAGGTCGTGGCCGTGGTCGCGTTCGGCGGCGACAAGAGCAGCAAGGGGAAGTCGCAGCGCGACCTGGACCGCGAGGCGCTGCTGGTGGAGGCCGGCTACCGCGTACTGCGCTATCCGCGGGTGCCGGATGTGGGGCGCGTGGAGGCCGACTTCGATCCGACGCTGGCGTCGGTGAGTCCCATGGGTTCCTGA